One genomic segment of Priestia megaterium includes these proteins:
- a CDS encoding MFS transporter, with protein sequence MKKSLFLNKNFKILWTSQILQTLANTLLTISVMVNVYKQTNSVLGSGAVLALTSLAGFLSNLYAAKYINSFHTLALLRFVGWSRGVLTLILGGLIVTHFTFSFILLLIVLFVLNFIGAWYAPARMSVIPLIVEKKEYIRANGSLSVVNQILLAGLWGGGGILILLISPFAMILLIMGSFFVSGFLIYKIKLPHKDTTLTVKKKAQPLWSSIYKSPILINITIMDFFEALANAIWSSALLLAFTHDVLGKGEDWWGFINASYFIGAILGGLIVVYLSRILEMKMGYIIALSGLSMGLFTFMFSTTSSGILALIFCLLMGPLYQIRDTCQVTVLQDIIKQSELAKVTAARNIILTPWTGVTYLIMGYLGDMLGVKLVFILAAALYCGSAILALSSKTLRDYNIKTVTEQESHSIKA encoded by the coding sequence ATGAAAAAATCGTTGTTCTTAAATAAAAATTTTAAAATTTTATGGACCTCTCAGATTTTACAGACGTTAGCAAATACCTTATTAACCATTTCAGTTATGGTTAATGTCTACAAGCAAACTAATTCGGTATTAGGTTCAGGTGCTGTACTAGCATTGACTTCTCTTGCAGGATTTCTAAGCAATTTATATGCTGCTAAGTATATTAATTCATTTCATACCTTAGCTTTATTGAGATTTGTAGGATGGTCTAGAGGAGTTTTAACTTTAATATTAGGTGGATTAATTGTAACTCATTTTACATTCTCATTCATTTTATTATTGATTGTTTTATTTGTATTAAATTTTATTGGGGCTTGGTATGCACCTGCTCGAATGTCTGTTATTCCTCTAATTGTAGAAAAGAAGGAATATATTAGAGCGAATGGTAGTCTATCTGTGGTTAATCAAATTTTATTGGCTGGTCTTTGGGGAGGAGGAGGTATCTTAATCTTACTTATCTCTCCGTTTGCTATGATTCTTTTAATAATGGGTTCTTTTTTTGTCTCCGGCTTTCTAATTTATAAGATTAAATTACCCCATAAAGACACTACATTAACAGTTAAGAAAAAAGCCCAACCATTGTGGAGTTCAATTTATAAATCTCCCATCCTTATAAATATTACTATTATGGACTTTTTTGAGGCTTTAGCTAATGCTATATGGTCTTCTGCTTTATTATTAGCATTTACTCATGATGTACTAGGCAAGGGAGAAGATTGGTGGGGGTTTATTAATGCGTCTTACTTCATTGGTGCTATTCTAGGAGGATTAATTGTTGTATATTTGTCAAGAATTTTAGAAATGAAAATGGGATACATTATAGCCTTAAGTGGTTTGTCTATGGGACTATTCACATTTATGTTTTCAACAACTTCCAGTGGAATACTTGCGCTTATTTTTTGTTTATTGATGGGTCCTTTATATCAAATCAGAGACACATGTCAGGTAACGGTCTTACAAGATATTATTAAACAGTCTGAACTTGCTAAAGTCACAGCTGCTCGAAACATCATACTTACTCCTTGGACAGGTGTTACCTATTTAATAATGGGATATTTAGGAGATATGTTAGGTGTGAAACTTGTTTTTATTTTGGCAGCTGCTCTATATTGTGGTTCAGCTATCCTGGCTTTGTCATCAAAAACTTTGAGGGATTATAATATCAAAACTGTAACGGAGCAAGAATCTCACTCTATAAAAGCTTAA
- a CDS encoding general stress protein translates to MKNVRVVENGVQAKEVIEQFLNRGYTKDELYLLAHDKNRSEDLTEALDTNNIGVSEQGAFDLVANVFRSRGDELRSKIQSLGLSDVEAQQYERELDQGRVIVVATKAG, encoded by the coding sequence ATGAAAAATGTAAGAGTAGTAGAAAACGGAGTTCAAGCAAAAGAGGTAATTGAACAATTTTTAAATCGAGGATATACGAAAGATGAATTATATTTATTAGCTCACGATAAAAATCGTTCTGAAGATTTAACAGAAGCATTGGATACCAACAATATTGGGGTCTCAGAACAAGGAGCATTTGATTTAGTAGCCAATGTATTCCGGTCTCGTGGAGATGAATTACGTTCTAAAATTCAATCTTTAGGATTATCGGATGTTGAAGCTCAACAATATGAAAGAGAATTAGATCAAGGACGTGTAATAGTAGTTGCAACCAAAGCAGGCTAA
- a CDS encoding DUF3231 family protein, producing MNVNELGFLWYLQSSSNMINIFLKYLIGTTEDVDVKEILKQINEISTHQEQTANLILSEKGFKSTSFFNIQDDLYNPNTKLFSDQLTTEILKHVTGNGLKELALQYSELTDLKIKKFFKELLDTFTEIDYSLLGLLGDKGMLQNNSFSYKNAEERKGKLFKVKSTQQRPLNAVELSHMFSSLECNNVGVALCAGFSEVVKDEDIKNFLLEGEKLAFNQASTLSNIFRENGVPTSTGLEAHVNKIEASPFSDKLIANLIMFLNPIGITNLQSAIVVSYKRDHINLLKELIKQVEDFSEKGFKLLVRKNWFNEPPLSNWMHK from the coding sequence ATGAATGTAAATGAATTGGGTTTTCTTTGGTACTTACAATCAAGTTCTAATATGATTAACATATTTTTGAAATATCTTATTGGAACTACAGAAGATGTTGATGTGAAAGAAATTCTAAAACAAATAAACGAAATATCAACACATCAAGAACAAACAGCTAACTTAATTTTGTCTGAAAAAGGCTTTAAAAGTACCTCATTTTTCAACATCCAAGATGATTTATATAATCCAAATACGAAGTTATTTTCAGATCAACTAACTACAGAAATTCTTAAACATGTAACGGGTAACGGATTGAAAGAACTTGCATTGCAGTATTCAGAATTAACTGATTTAAAAATTAAAAAATTTTTTAAAGAACTTCTCGATACTTTTACTGAAATAGATTATTCTTTATTAGGGTTGTTAGGTGATAAAGGCATGCTACAAAATAATTCTTTCTCTTACAAAAATGCGGAAGAGAGAAAAGGGAAATTGTTCAAAGTTAAATCAACTCAGCAAAGACCACTTAATGCAGTAGAACTGTCACATATGTTTAGTTCTCTTGAATGTAATAATGTGGGGGTCGCTCTTTGTGCTGGTTTTTCTGAAGTTGTAAAGGATGAGGACATAAAGAATTTTTTACTGGAGGGAGAAAAACTCGCATTTAACCAAGCTTCTACTTTATCGAATATCTTCAGGGAGAACGGTGTCCCTACCTCAACTGGATTGGAGGCTCACGTTAATAAGATTGAAGCCTCACCATTCTCAGATAAACTAATAGCAAATTTAATTATGTTTCTAAACCCAATAGGAATAACCAATTTACAAAGTGCTATAGTAGTTAGCTATAAAAGAGATCATATAAATTTATTAAAAGAATTAATCAAGCAGGTCGAAGACTTTTCAGAAAAAGGATTTAAGTTATTAGTAAGAAAAAATTGGTTTAATGAACCTCCTCTATCTAATTGGATGCATAAGTAA
- a CDS encoding FMN-dependent NADH-azoreductase, whose protein sequence is MNKTLIINAHPKVDDTSSYSLKVFHHFLTAYKELIPDSETIEQINLYSDVVPMVDKTVLSAWEKQRNGQELTSQEKEVTDRMSEVLHQFKSADTYVIVLPLHNFNIPSKLKDYIDNIMIARETFKYTETGSVGLLKDGRRLLVIQASGSIYTNNDWYTEVEYSHKYLKSMFNFLGIEDYQIIRAQGTALLDPNEVVEKAYKEVEEAASRLATK, encoded by the coding sequence ATGAATAAAACACTTATCATTAATGCACATCCAAAAGTAGATGATACTTCTTCATATAGCTTGAAGGTTTTTCATCACTTTTTAACAGCCTATAAAGAATTAATTCCTGATAGTGAGACAATTGAACAAATTAATCTATACAGTGATGTAGTACCAATGGTAGATAAAACAGTATTAAGTGCATGGGAAAAACAACGAAATGGACAAGAGCTAACGAGCCAAGAAAAAGAAGTAACGGACCGCATGTCTGAGGTTTTACACCAATTTAAAAGTGCAGATACGTATGTCATCGTTTTACCTTTGCATAATTTTAATATTCCATCGAAATTAAAAGATTATATAGATAATATTATGATCGCACGTGAGACGTTTAAATATACGGAAACTGGCTCAGTGGGTCTACTTAAAGACGGACGAAGATTACTTGTTATTCAAGCAAGTGGATCAATCTATACAAATAATGATTGGTATACAGAAGTTGAATACTCTCACAAATACCTGAAATCAATGTTCAATTTCCTTGGGATTGAAGATTATCAAATCATTCGCGCACAAGGAACTGCTTTATTAGATCCAAATGAGGTAGTAGAAAAAGCATATAAAGAAGTGGAAGAAGCTGCTTCAAGATTGGCTACAAAATAA
- a CDS encoding MTH1187 family thiamine-binding protein, translated as MPLLEISIIPVGTDSTSFSSEVINAVSKLKGKELHYDVTPTSTIIEGDLEQLWQVAKEIHQEAISSGPNRIITNISIDHRKDKKTNMNHQINTVEDALHHS; from the coding sequence ATGCCTTTGTTAGAAATAAGCATTATACCTGTTGGAACAGATTCAACAAGTTTTAGTTCAGAAGTGATTAACGCTGTAAGTAAGCTCAAGGGGAAGGAATTACATTATGATGTAACGCCCACTTCTACCATAATAGAAGGAGACCTTGAGCAATTATGGCAAGTAGCAAAAGAAATACATCAAGAGGCCATTTCAAGTGGTCCTAATCGAATTATCACAAACATAAGTATTGATCATCGAAAAGATAAGAAAACAAATATGAACCATCAAATAAATACCGTTGAGGATGCGTTACATCATAGTTAG
- a CDS encoding CBO0543 family protein yields the protein MRNKLERRFLIYTTIIFLGGLPLVLKKVNIKDSLLILFMNGYTNAIVDRFLVNRNILSYPVRFIPKEFKSNVLFNFLYLPTVSLWLYQLTKNDKPFKIIFKIVSIVSSLFLFELWAEKNTKLIKWKKEWKWYYSLISLNIRTLFSRLVIEIINILDKKQKD from the coding sequence ATGAGAAATAAATTAGAAAGACGATTTCTAATTTATACAACCATTATATTTTTAGGCGGCTTACCCCTGGTTTTAAAGAAAGTCAATATCAAAGATTCACTATTGATCTTGTTTATGAATGGATATACAAATGCTATCGTTGACAGGTTTTTAGTTAATCGTAATATACTTAGTTACCCTGTACGTTTTATTCCAAAAGAGTTTAAATCAAATGTTTTGTTTAATTTTTTATACTTACCAACTGTTTCTTTATGGCTGTATCAATTAACTAAAAATGATAAGCCTTTTAAAATTATATTTAAAATAGTATCTATTGTTAGTTCACTATTCCTATTTGAGTTATGGGCAGAGAAAAATACGAAACTAATTAAATGGAAAAAAGAATGGAAATGGTATTACAGCCTTATTAGTCTTAATATAAGAACGTTATTTAGTCGTTTAGTAATCGAAATTATTAACATTTTAGATAAGAAACAAAAGGATTAA
- a CDS encoding CBS domain-containing protein, which produces MNITEVMTSNVETCNLKSSCGEVATMMKNLDVGIIPICEDNKLIGLITDRDLVVKGLANNFNANTQISEMITTDVITGTKHMSVEQAMEIMSQYQIRRLPIVEDGKLIGMVSLGDLAVSNTSNKEAGKALEDISVPAEPTK; this is translated from the coding sequence ATGAACATAACAGAAGTGATGACCTCAAATGTTGAGACGTGTAACCTTAAAAGTTCTTGTGGTGAGGTTGCTACTATGATGAAGAATCTAGATGTAGGGATTATTCCCATTTGTGAAGACAATAAGCTAATAGGATTAATAACGGATCGTGATTTAGTTGTCAAAGGATTGGCCAATAATTTTAATGCGAATACGCAAATATCTGAAATGATAACAACGGATGTGATTACCGGTACAAAACATATGTCTGTAGAGCAAGCTATGGAAATCATGTCTCAGTATCAAATACGCAGACTTCCTATCGTAGAGGATGGAAAACTCATTGGAATGGTTTCTTTGGGAGATTTAGCAGTAAGTAATACTTCAAATAAAGAAGCAGGTAAAGCTCTTGAGGACATTTCAGTCCCTGCTGAACCTACTAAATAA
- a CDS encoding FMN-dependent NADH-azoreductase has translation MGKVLYITANPKSIETSVSHRVGQAFLQAYRHSHTNDEIREINLYEEDFPTIDNDILNGWGKMRKDGISFSELNEVEQQKINALNTFTDMIASADKYVFVSPMWNWGTPPRLKAFIDSFVVVGKTFHYTENGPVGHLQGKKAIHVQVSGGTYSQGPFAKMDYSHPYLKQVLNIIGIDNVEVLYVEGHEFDRERADDIIRKGISDAAKHALAF, from the coding sequence ATGGGAAAAGTTCTATACATTACTGCGAATCCAAAATCAATTGAAACCTCAGTTAGTCATCGAGTAGGGCAAGCTTTTCTGCAAGCTTATCGCCATTCTCATACAAATGACGAGATTAGAGAAATAAATTTATACGAAGAAGACTTTCCAACAATAGATAATGATATCCTTAACGGTTGGGGAAAAATGCGTAAAGACGGAATTTCCTTCTCAGAATTAAATGAAGTAGAACAACAAAAAATAAATGCTTTAAATACATTTACAGACATGATAGCGAGTGCTGACAAATATGTATTTGTATCTCCTATGTGGAACTGGGGAACTCCACCAAGATTAAAAGCGTTTATCGATTCCTTTGTAGTAGTAGGAAAAACATTTCATTACACAGAAAATGGCCCTGTTGGACATTTACAAGGTAAAAAAGCTATCCACGTTCAAGTAAGTGGCGGAACTTACTCACAAGGACCTTTTGCGAAAATGGATTATAGTCACCCATATTTAAAACAAGTGCTTAACATCATAGGTATAGATAATGTGGAAGTATTGTATGTGGAAGGGCATGAATTTGATCGAGAGAGAGCAGATGATATTATTCGCAAAGGTATATCAGATGCAGCAAAACATGCGTTGGCTTTTTAA
- a CDS encoding UPF0715 family protein: protein MLDYRQEGRAQSLTFKDFFPYHILTVICSSVSYAIFMVIIEPSYRAIIACFIIPFVTLIPYSIAAVPLQFLLNKCPKRFNIFYLLIYCVVAIVFLYVFYKLEGGWSTPIFNPRRMIVWAIGAGIIYWLWDSVIMQKYEYPYY, encoded by the coding sequence GTGCTTGACTATAGACAAGAAGGGCGTGCTCAATCATTGACATTTAAAGATTTTTTTCCTTATCATATATTAACAGTCATTTGTTCTAGTGTTTCTTATGCTATATTCATGGTAATCATCGAACCGAGTTATAGAGCTATTATTGCATGTTTCATTATTCCATTTGTTACACTCATTCCTTACTCTATTGCTGCAGTACCCTTGCAGTTTCTTCTAAATAAGTGCCCGAAAAGGTTTAATATCTTTTATTTACTAATATATTGTGTCGTGGCAATCGTTTTTCTTTATGTTTTTTATAAACTTGAGGGAGGATGGTCTACACCAATATTTAATCCTAGGAGGATGATTGTATGGGCAATCGGTGCAGGGATTATATACTGGTTGTGGGATTCTGTCATTATGCAAAAATACGAATATCCTTATTATTAA
- a CDS encoding RrF2 family transcriptional regulator — MQYSVGVEYALHCLVYLIDTPSKESVGIKDLAEFQGLSETFLSKVFGKLSKAGIVSSVPGVKGGYRLAKSPEEISFWDVIEAVEGPKPIFQCKNIVQNGILYRDKDCSSCESSNSTCTINLVMLEAEEQMREFLRHKTLAWLDKELNHVLPEKQRTDTREYFAKKSTN, encoded by the coding sequence ATGCAGTATAGCGTCGGGGTTGAATATGCATTACATTGTCTTGTTTATTTAATTGATACGCCTTCAAAAGAAAGTGTTGGAATAAAAGATTTAGCAGAATTCCAAGGACTTTCGGAGACATTTCTTTCGAAAGTTTTCGGTAAATTATCTAAAGCTGGTATTGTCAGTTCCGTTCCTGGTGTAAAAGGAGGATATAGATTAGCTAAGTCCCCAGAAGAGATTTCTTTTTGGGATGTAATAGAAGCTGTCGAAGGACCCAAACCTATTTTCCAATGTAAAAATATTGTACAAAACGGTATATTATATCGTGACAAGGACTGTAGTTCCTGTGAATCCAGCAATTCTACTTGTACAATTAATTTGGTCATGCTTGAGGCAGAAGAACAGATGCGTGAATTTCTTCGTCATAAAACTCTTGCATGGTTAGATAAGGAACTTAACCATGTTTTACCTGAGAAGCAAAGAACAGATACACGAGAATACTTCGCAAAAAAAAGCACTAACTGA